One Stigmatopora argus isolate UIUO_Sarg chromosome 20, RoL_Sarg_1.0, whole genome shotgun sequence genomic region harbors:
- the LOC144065896 gene encoding uncharacterized protein LOC144065896 — MSARTTPKFKKELSGTKEDPAHQIFPAFGKIMHAKVVLHRLEGFRKYLGPDGQESVGLKEELELPQIKGEEPELPQQKMQDEQLPIKKEEDDFTWSTGEPLTREDDLGVASKGAEPANASGWPQIKEEEPEFPQLYQKSEEQPPVKKEEQDVIGSTGEPFKREEDLSVVSGEAEPANMSTWPQIKEEEPQSPQQDKREEEPPIKNEEGVKSSTGEPFKSENDLGVAIRGAELPHGSSSTEGLQAEDGVKKKPSGDKLYKCNQCGKTFRKKSHFKSHLMTHTGEKPFSCSVCGKNFTTKASLKTHTKTHTGEKPFSCSFCPKRFTVERYLKQHLLTHTVQQTFTCSVCGRTFSYKKNLNTHFNKHIFATKTKLKCDKRTYTGEKPFSCSLCGQTFTQKANLIGHTRIHTGEKPFSCSVCGQTFKSKGQLNLHTRTHTGEKPFACSVCGKSFAWKRSFITHMRNHTGEKPFPCLVCGQAFTEKRSLIKHATTHTGEKPFLCSVCGQAFAYKEYLNRHARTHTGEKNFSCSVCGQKCTRKETLISHTRTHTGEKPFPCSVCGQAFALNGNLKKHLMTHTGEKPFSCSICGQTFRQKKSLIRHAKTHTGNNPFSCSSKA; from the exons ATGTCCGCTAGAACGACACCAAAGTTTAAGAAGGAACTTTCGGGGACAAAGGAAGATCCGGCACATCAGATATTTCCGGCTTTTGGCAAAATAATGCACGCAAAGGTCGTTCTTCACAGGCtcgaag gtttcagaaaatatcttggtcctgatgggcaagagtctgttggccttaaagaggaacttgagctcccccaaatcaaaggggaggagccagagttgcctcaacaaaaaatgcaagacGAGCAACtaccaatcaaaaaggaggaagatgatttcacctggtcaactggtgagccctTGACGagggaagatgatctgggcgtggccagcaaaggggcggagcctgcaaacgcctcaggatggccccaaattaaagaggaggagcctgAATTCCCTCAACTCTATCAGAAGAGCGAAGAGCAACCTCCAGTCAAAAAGGAGGAGCAAGATGTCAtcgggtcaactggtgagcctttcaagcgGGAAGAGGATCTAAGCGTGGTCAGTGGAgaggcggagcctgcaaacatgtcaacatggccccaaattaaagaggaggagccacaGTCCCCCCAACAAGACAAGAGAGAAGAggaacctccaatcaaaaacgaggaaggTGTCAAAtcgtcaactggtgagcctttcaagagtgaaaaTGATCTCGGCGTGGCCatcagaggggcggagcttcccCACGgcagcagctcaacagaaggattgCAAGCAGAAGATGGTGTTAAGAAAAagcccagtggcgacaaactctacAAATGCAACCAGTGTGGGAAAACATTTCGCAAGAAGTctcattttaaatcacatttgatgacccacactggggagaaacccttttcatgttcagtttgtggtaaaaattTTACAACAAAAGCAAGcctgaaaacccacacaaaaacccacactggtgaaaaaccattttcctgctcattcTGTCCTAAAAGATTCACTGTGGAGAGATACTTAAAacaacacttattaacccacactgttCAACAAACATTTACCTGTTctgtttgtggtcgaacattttcctataaaaaaaacttaaatacacACTTTAATAAGCACATATTTGCGACcaaaaccaaattaaaatgtgacaaaagaacctacactggtgaaaaacccttttcgtGCTCACTTTGTGGTCAAACTTTCACACAGAAGGCAAACTTAATTGgtcacacaagaatccacactggtgaaaaaccattttcgtgttcagtttgtggtcagacatttaaaTCGAAGGGACagttaaatcttcacacaagaacccacactggtgaaaaaccatttgcgtgttcagtttgtggtaaaagcttCGCATGGAAGAGAAGCTTCATTACTCACATGAGaaaccacactggtgaaaaaccatttccgtGCTTAGTTTGCGGTCAAGCATTTACAGAGAAAAGAAGCTTAATTAAGCACGCAActacccacactggcgaaaaaccatttttgtgctcagtttgtggtcaagcattcgctTACAAGGAATACTTAAATAggcacgcaagaacccacactggcgaaaaaaacttttcgtgctcagtttgtggtcagaaaTGTACACGGAAGGAAACCTTAATtagtcacacaagaacccacactggtgaaaaaccctttccctgttcagtttgtggtcaagcattcgcaTTGAAtggaaacttaaaaaaacacctaatgacccacactggtgaaaaaccattttcgtgctcaatttgtggtcagacatttagACAGAAGAAAAGCTTAATTAGACACgcaaaaacccacactggcaacaACCCATTTTCGTGCTCAAGCAAAGCCTAA